The following coding sequences are from one Leptospira mayottensis 200901116 window:
- a CDS encoding D-sedoheptulose 7-phosphate isomerase, with protein MDMKEIALGQIRDSIATKQKCIDLILGDITKAGEMVSKVLQSGNTVYLCGNGGSSCDASHIAAELVVRYKSGNERKALPALSLSGDSAVLTACSNDYGYEEVFARQIEAFGRKGDLLIGLSTSGNSKNVLLALEKAKTRGVKTISLLGGDGGRIKNLSDLDVIVPSKVTARIQESHILIGHILCSIVEYNLFKME; from the coding sequence ATGGATATGAAAGAAATTGCTCTCGGTCAAATCCGGGATTCCATTGCCACCAAGCAGAAATGTATCGATTTGATTTTGGGTGATATTACCAAAGCGGGGGAAATGGTTTCCAAGGTTTTACAAAGCGGCAATACAGTGTATCTTTGTGGAAACGGAGGTTCTTCTTGCGATGCTTCTCATATCGCTGCGGAACTCGTGGTAAGATATAAATCGGGAAACGAAAGAAAAGCCTTACCCGCGCTTTCACTTTCAGGAGACTCCGCAGTATTGACGGCTTGTTCGAATGACTACGGCTACGAAGAGGTTTTTGCTAGGCAGATCGAAGCCTTCGGTAGAAAAGGAGATCTTCTCATTGGACTTTCCACGAGTGGAAATTCGAAGAATGTTTTATTGGCTTTGGAAAAAGCGAAGACCAGAGGAGTCAAAACCATATCCTTGTTAGGCGGAGACGGAGGTCGGATAAAAAATCTTTCTGACCTTGACGTGATTGTTCCGAGCAAAGTGACCGCTAGAATTCAGGAGTCTCATATTTTAATCGGACATATCCTTTGTAGTATCGTAGAATATAATCTTTTCAAGATGGAATGA
- the leuC gene encoding 3-isopropylmalate dehydratase large subunit, translated as MKTMFEKIWEDHLVGELDAGSYLIYIDRHLIHEVTSPQAFEGLKIAGRKVRRPEATFATMDHNVSTRTRDLSLADPISAIQMQTLKRNCDENGIRLYDFQNPDQGIIHVIAPEMGLTHPGMTIVCGDSHTSTHGAFGALAFGIGTSEVEHVLATQTLVQKRAKTMEIRVDGKLSDKVTAKDIILAIIGKIGTAGATGYVIEYRGSAIQSLSMEARMTVCNMSIEAGARAGLIAPDQITFDYIKGKDFAPKGAQWDLAVKKWKHYVTDEGAKFDTTVVLHADEITPMVTWGTSPSQVVSVKGIVPSPSDATDPIDKIGIESALKYMGLTPGEKIEEIKINKVFIGSCTNSRIEDLRAAAATIKGKQVSSKVQAIVVPGSGRVKRQAEQEGLDKIFTAAGFEWRNPGCSMCLAMNDDVLEPGDRCASTSNRNFEGRQGKGGRTHLVGPEMAAAAAVEGRFVDIRNWK; from the coding sequence ATGAAGACAATGTTCGAAAAAATCTGGGAAGATCATCTGGTGGGAGAACTGGATGCGGGATCGTATCTAATTTATATTGATCGTCATCTTATTCACGAAGTTACAAGCCCCCAGGCTTTCGAAGGACTCAAAATCGCGGGCAGAAAGGTCCGCCGTCCGGAAGCGACTTTCGCTACTATGGATCATAACGTTTCTACTCGTACTCGGGATTTAAGTTTAGCCGATCCGATTTCTGCGATTCAGATGCAAACTCTGAAAAGAAATTGCGATGAAAACGGAATCCGTCTTTATGATTTTCAAAATCCCGATCAAGGAATTATTCATGTAATTGCTCCCGAAATGGGGCTGACTCATCCTGGAATGACAATCGTGTGCGGGGATTCTCATACTTCCACTCATGGTGCTTTCGGTGCGCTTGCGTTCGGGATTGGAACGAGCGAAGTGGAACACGTTCTCGCGACTCAAACTCTCGTTCAAAAAAGAGCGAAGACTATGGAGATTCGAGTCGATGGAAAACTTTCCGACAAGGTGACCGCGAAAGACATTATACTTGCGATCATTGGTAAAATCGGCACTGCAGGAGCAACCGGCTACGTAATTGAGTACCGAGGTTCTGCGATTCAAAGCTTAAGCATGGAGGCGAGGATGACCGTGTGTAATATGTCGATCGAAGCGGGAGCGAGAGCGGGACTCATTGCCCCGGATCAAATCACGTTCGATTATATCAAAGGAAAAGATTTTGCACCGAAAGGTGCCCAATGGGACCTCGCCGTTAAAAAATGGAAACACTACGTAACCGACGAAGGTGCAAAGTTCGACACCACCGTAGTTCTTCATGCGGATGAAATTACCCCGATGGTGACTTGGGGAACTTCTCCTAGCCAGGTCGTTTCCGTAAAAGGAATTGTTCCAAGCCCGAGTGACGCAACCGATCCGATTGATAAAATCGGAATCGAATCCGCACTCAAATATATGGGTTTAACTCCCGGCGAAAAGATCGAAGAAATCAAAATCAACAAAGTTTTTATTGGTTCTTGCACCAATTCCAGAATCGAAGATTTAAGAGCCGCAGCGGCAACGATCAAGGGGAAACAAGTTTCCTCTAAAGTGCAGGCGATCGTGGTTCCTGGTTCCGGAAGAGTCAAACGCCAAGCAGAACAGGAGGGGCTGGATAAGATCTTTACCGCCGCGGGATTCGAATGGAGAAATCCGGGTTGTTCCATGTGTCTCGCGATGAATGATGATGTTCTCGAACCGGGAGATCGTTGCGCTTCCACTTCCAATAGAAACTTTGAAGGTCGTCAAGGAAAGGGTGGAAGAACTCACCTCGTTGGACCTGAAATGGCTGCAGCCGCAGCGGTAGAAGGTCGTTTCGTAGATATCCGGAACTGGAAATAA
- a CDS encoding FHA domain-containing protein: MMGYAVLLTLILFSSPLFSQKSPFILEDVDSSSFPSIQLFIRDKKQFPLERENFLIRESRGSETRTVLQQKVLRKEGSRSVHSVFLIQSGTSLEENNFNTKFLQKVVQSSGEEDHFSFIFFSDDLLVVERDLDKQAALSKARVPGSLSNRNTGTNLDLVFQKVNSILTRNSYLSLLVSDDDYKLPPGLRQGLSTSGLPIHVIGRRNFSNLELVRIYGGEFYEINSTDFLSKFLTDLEYFHKYPAEIRYNSPFRSDFWKAEGDFIRGDWQSSQGGKFTYTYKPGIMKQFGFIFLSPGVFLPTMGFLLILTLIALLLLFRREKDVGEPSAPLGETEKRFHARGEEREVYQRMYGDQFSPYANSEGIYVSRSLPVNESEFETAETYDLATLIQKEGKSPGKQVPIRKSETTFGNGELSDVVISDPGVSKLHARIRKIKNRFVLYDLISDGGTYLNGKKILRPRVLYDFDEISLGKTVYVFRAR, from the coding sequence ATGATGGGTTATGCGGTTCTCCTAACACTGATTTTATTTTCCTCTCCACTTTTTTCACAAAAGTCACCGTTTATTTTGGAGGATGTGGACTCTTCTTCTTTTCCCTCCATTCAGCTTTTTATTCGAGATAAAAAACAATTTCCCCTTGAAAGAGAGAATTTTCTCATTCGAGAATCCAGGGGATCGGAAACCAGAACGGTGCTGCAACAGAAAGTTTTGCGTAAAGAAGGAAGCAGGTCCGTTCATTCCGTTTTTTTAATTCAATCGGGAACATCTCTCGAAGAGAATAATTTCAACACAAAATTTTTACAGAAAGTAGTTCAGTCTTCCGGAGAAGAAGATCATTTTAGTTTTATCTTTTTTTCGGACGATCTGCTTGTGGTTGAAAGGGATTTGGATAAGCAGGCTGCTCTTTCCAAAGCTAGAGTTCCGGGCTCGCTCAGTAATCGCAATACGGGGACGAACTTGGATCTTGTATTCCAAAAAGTGAATTCGATTTTGACAAGGAATTCTTATCTTTCTCTACTTGTTTCTGACGATGACTATAAATTGCCTCCGGGGCTTAGACAAGGTTTGTCCACATCCGGCCTACCGATTCATGTAATCGGTAGGCGTAACTTCTCCAACCTTGAACTCGTTCGAATTTATGGAGGAGAATTTTACGAGATAAATTCTACGGATTTTCTTTCCAAGTTTTTAACCGATCTGGAATACTTTCACAAATACCCGGCGGAGATACGATACAATTCTCCCTTTCGAAGCGATTTTTGGAAAGCGGAAGGAGATTTCATTCGAGGAGACTGGCAATCTTCCCAAGGTGGAAAATTTACTTACACATATAAACCCGGAATCATGAAACAGTTTGGATTCATTTTTCTAAGTCCTGGAGTATTTCTTCCTACGATGGGTTTTTTACTCATTCTCACTTTGATTGCATTGCTCCTTTTATTTCGGAGAGAAAAAGATGTGGGCGAACCTTCCGCACCGTTAGGGGAAACAGAGAAAAGGTTTCATGCAAGAGGAGAGGAAAGAGAAGTTTATCAGAGAATGTACGGAGATCAGTTTTCTCCGTATGCAAATTCGGAAGGAATTTATGTTTCTCGTTCTCTTCCGGTAAACGAGTCCGAGTTTGAAACTGCGGAGACCTACGATCTTGCGACCCTGATTCAAAAAGAAGGTAAATCTCCTGGTAAACAAGTTCCAATTCGTAAATCCGAGACCACTTTCGGGAATGGAGAGCTTTCTGACGTTGTGATTTCCGATCCAGGGGTTAGTAAACTTCATGCCAGAATTCGTAAGATCAAAAACCGTTTCGTTTTGTACGATTTAATTTCTGATGGAGGAACTTATTTAAACGGTAAAAAAATTCTCCGGCCCCGGGTCTTGTACGATTTCGATGAAATCAGCCTCGGAAAAACGGTGTACGTTTTTCGGGCTCGTTAG
- a CDS encoding AAA domain-containing protein → MKERKFSSSIEELEFVRAELEREKKEEDSLFSKDWLSRSLQDRVKLGITLYPLVYEEQSLGREGSWIITFRFPNQEEYPSKFQPGAPVQIGKNEDRVRTILVSLHREKIRVAVEEVPEWIEDGKCFLDLLPDETSYKEMFQALDQVTGATKGTRLYINRELLLGYGKPDPIAIRKSDETRILQRMDSSLNPSQKNAVLRCVFSEDIAVIHGPPGTGKTTTLTEIVSQLVVEGKKVLVSAPTHSACDLLVESISAKGISVLRLGHPARISEAVLNSTLDYKLFHHSDGKLLNEYRKDVIEISKQAKKYKRNFGEKEKKERKNLFQEVKELKKMIRSMEKGLIDSLVSSHPVIISTPVASARSVLEGRTFDFCVLDESSQGLEPAFWIPILKSDRVILAGDHKQLPPSLFSEKNSLEFTLFEKAAERLETSGRVFLLDTQYRMKDEISFFPSMEFYSNRLKSGRPEPERTSNFPETFPFGNAFQWIDTAGTDSEEVAVDDSLTNPFEADLQVRLCILLQENDWPEEEITILSPYRAQVRLVLEKLQEAGLSKIQVSTIDSFQGRENRCILFGFVRSNAEGRSGFLKESRRINVGMTRAKDLLLCIGDSSTLLEDPFLSRLIRFAEDKEVFRTAWEFRDP, encoded by the coding sequence TTGAAAGAAAGAAAATTTTCCAGCTCAATCGAAGAGTTGGAATTTGTCCGGGCCGAACTCGAAAGAGAAAAGAAAGAAGAGGATTCCCTCTTTTCCAAAGACTGGCTTTCCCGTTCTCTCCAAGATCGGGTTAAGCTCGGAATCACGTTATACCCTCTTGTCTACGAAGAACAGTCTTTAGGCAGAGAGGGAAGTTGGATTATTACTTTTCGTTTTCCGAATCAAGAGGAATATCCTTCCAAATTTCAGCCCGGTGCTCCAGTTCAAATTGGAAAGAACGAAGATCGGGTTCGTACAATCTTAGTGTCTCTTCATAGAGAAAAAATTCGAGTCGCGGTCGAAGAAGTTCCGGAATGGATCGAAGACGGAAAATGTTTTTTAGATCTTTTGCCCGATGAAACCTCCTACAAGGAAATGTTTCAAGCGTTGGACCAAGTAACGGGTGCGACCAAAGGAACGAGATTGTATATCAATCGCGAGCTTTTACTGGGATACGGGAAACCGGATCCGATTGCGATTCGCAAATCCGATGAAACTCGAATATTACAAAGAATGGATTCTTCTTTGAATCCATCGCAGAAAAATGCGGTTTTGCGTTGTGTGTTTTCCGAGGATATTGCTGTAATTCATGGGCCTCCCGGTACAGGTAAAACTACTACATTAACCGAAATTGTAAGCCAACTCGTCGTTGAGGGAAAAAAAGTTCTTGTGTCTGCTCCCACACATTCCGCTTGCGATCTTTTGGTCGAATCGATTTCCGCGAAAGGAATTTCGGTCTTACGGCTGGGACATCCGGCCCGTATCAGTGAAGCCGTTCTTAATTCCACCTTGGACTACAAACTTTTTCATCACTCTGACGGAAAATTGTTAAACGAATATAGAAAAGACGTGATCGAAATTTCGAAACAAGCCAAAAAATATAAACGGAATTTCGGGGAAAAGGAAAAAAAAGAGCGTAAGAATCTTTTTCAAGAAGTAAAAGAACTCAAAAAAATGATCCGATCCATGGAAAAAGGACTGATTGACAGTTTGGTTTCTTCTCACCCTGTGATTATTTCCACTCCCGTCGCATCTGCTCGCTCTGTATTGGAAGGTCGAACTTTCGACTTTTGCGTGTTAGACGAATCCTCTCAAGGACTCGAACCTGCCTTTTGGATTCCGATATTAAAATCGGATCGAGTGATTCTTGCGGGGGATCATAAGCAGTTGCCTCCGTCTTTATTTTCCGAAAAAAACTCTCTGGAGTTTACACTTTTTGAAAAAGCTGCTGAAAGATTGGAAACGTCTGGGCGGGTTTTTTTGCTCGATACTCAGTATAGAATGAAGGACGAGATTTCTTTTTTTCCTTCCATGGAATTTTATTCAAATCGACTGAAGTCAGGCCGTCCGGAGCCGGAAAGAACTTCTAACTTTCCGGAAACTTTTCCTTTTGGGAATGCATTTCAATGGATCGATACGGCTGGAACTGATAGTGAGGAAGTCGCTGTTGACGATAGTCTTACCAATCCTTTCGAAGCGGATCTTCAGGTTCGTCTTTGTATTCTGCTCCAGGAAAACGATTGGCCGGAGGAAGAGATTACGATTCTTTCCCCGTATCGCGCTCAGGTGCGATTGGTTTTGGAAAAATTGCAGGAAGCAGGGCTTTCTAAAATTCAAGTCTCTACGATAGATTCGTTTCAAGGAAGAGAGAATCGTTGTATTCTTTTCGGGTTTGTCCGTTCTAATGCGGAAGGTCGTTCCGGTTTTTTAAAGGAATCCAGAAGAATCAATGTAGGTATGACGAGGGCCAAGGACCTTCTGCTTTGTATTGGCGATAGTTCCACTCTTTTGGAGGATCCTTTTCTATCTAGGTTAATTCGATTTGCGGAAGATAAAGAAGTCTTTCGGACCGCTTGGGAATTTCGCGATCCATAG
- a CDS encoding glycosyltransferase family 2 protein, whose amino-acid sequence MGKSIPVKKKKASKKQGTLPQTMGKKLSVAIITYNEERNIRDCIESCLNVADEIVILDSISTDKTEKISKSFPSVRFYKQRFKGHVEQKNDAISLCRHEWILSLDADERISPELENSILTFKQKPDEDILSGLQVSRLTYHLGRFIRYSGWYPQYRYRIFRKGKAVWVGENPHDTISIQGKGDKIYGDIIHYSFRDLTHQVNTINQFSSIVAYTRQRKGRRFSFFRTIYKPFSKFIETYFFKFGFLDGFPGWVIAVSSAYSTFLKDAKQYELEKKMIERPSNVKEGYGR is encoded by the coding sequence ATGGGAAAATCAATTCCAGTCAAGAAAAAGAAAGCGTCGAAAAAACAGGGAACTCTTCCGCAAACGATGGGAAAAAAGTTGTCCGTCGCAATCATCACTTACAACGAAGAAAGAAACATAAGAGACTGTATCGAATCTTGTCTGAACGTAGCGGATGAAATCGTAATTCTTGATTCAATCAGTACGGACAAAACCGAAAAAATTTCTAAGTCTTTTCCTTCGGTAAGATTTTATAAACAAAGGTTCAAGGGTCATGTCGAACAAAAAAATGACGCAATTTCTCTTTGTAGACATGAGTGGATTCTTTCTTTAGATGCGGATGAAAGGATTTCTCCCGAACTTGAGAATTCCATTCTTACGTTTAAACAGAAACCCGACGAGGATATTCTGAGCGGTCTTCAAGTTTCCCGTCTAACCTATCATCTGGGAAGATTTATCCGTTATTCCGGTTGGTATCCTCAGTATCGTTATCGTATTTTTCGGAAAGGAAAAGCCGTTTGGGTAGGAGAGAATCCGCACGATACCATCAGCATCCAAGGGAAAGGAGATAAAATTTACGGTGATATCATTCATTATAGTTTTCGAGATCTAACGCATCAAGTGAATACGATCAATCAATTCTCTTCGATTGTCGCTTATACAAGGCAGAGAAAGGGAAGAAGGTTTTCATTTTTCAGAACCATCTATAAACCTTTCTCTAAATTTATAGAGACTTATTTTTTCAAGTTCGGATTTTTGGATGGTTTTCCGGGTTGGGTGATCGCGGTCTCTTCGGCGTATTCCACATTTCTAAAGGACGCAAAACAATACGAATTGGAGAAAAAAATGATAGAGCGTCCTTCCAACGTGAAAGAGGGCTATGGGCGTTAG
- a CDS encoding PLP-dependent cysteine synthase family protein — protein MFDEISRSIDEFGNSFLGALNNIQKSFGRELSVAKPIKETILQMIGNTPLIRLNQIGSHIPNVEFYLKAEFCNPTGSVKDRTALSMLLSSERRGELKPKGQVVQPGYNTTAISLAWICTIRQYKFRCLVAGDTDLQKIKDLQTFGAHVEIVPEAKGNWDEILLRKAKEIKEKEKNVAILNEYKDMANTNAHYLFTGPEIWRDLGGSVDAFVAGGGSGGTLSGVGRFLKSKKSSVRIIMGVGQKSRFIRKMVQKESSIHLPESFDPKIVDEYVGVDREQALLYQSDLYQKEGIFAGQTTGTTLASAIRFAEGLPTRDDQKSQVYRIVVLSPDRF, from the coding sequence ATGTTTGATGAAATATCCCGTTCGATTGACGAATTTGGAAATAGTTTTCTTGGTGCTCTGAACAATATTCAGAAGTCTTTTGGGCGGGAACTTAGCGTAGCAAAACCCATTAAAGAGACGATCCTGCAGATGATCGGAAATACTCCGCTCATTCGCCTGAATCAAATCGGCTCTCATATCCCTAACGTGGAATTTTATCTCAAAGCGGAATTCTGTAATCCTACCGGCTCCGTAAAAGACAGAACCGCATTATCCATGCTCCTTTCTTCCGAAAGAAGAGGAGAATTAAAACCCAAAGGACAAGTCGTTCAACCCGGTTACAACACGACCGCGATTAGTCTTGCTTGGATTTGTACGATTCGACAATATAAATTTCGTTGTTTGGTCGCTGGTGATACCGATTTGCAAAAGATCAAAGACCTGCAAACCTTCGGAGCTCACGTAGAGATCGTTCCCGAAGCGAAAGGAAATTGGGACGAAATCCTTTTGAGGAAAGCGAAGGAAATCAAAGAAAAAGAGAAAAACGTAGCGATTCTAAACGAATACAAAGATATGGCGAACACGAATGCACATTATCTTTTTACTGGACCTGAAATTTGGAGAGATCTTGGTGGAAGTGTGGATGCGTTTGTAGCGGGAGGAGGTTCTGGAGGAACTCTTTCAGGTGTGGGTAGATTTTTAAAATCCAAAAAATCTTCGGTTCGGATAATCATGGGAGTCGGTCAAAAATCTAGATTCATCCGCAAGATGGTTCAAAAGGAAAGTTCCATTCATCTTCCTGAATCCTTTGATCCGAAGATCGTAGACGAATACGTCGGAGTCGATCGGGAGCAAGCGCTTTTATATCAATCCGATCTCTATCAAAAAGAAGGAATTTTTGCGGGACAGACAACTGGAACTACTCTTGCGAGTGCGATTCGATTTGCGGAAGGACTCCCCACAAGAGACGACCAAAAATCCCAGGTCTACAGAATCGTAGTTCTTTCCCCCGACCGGTTTTGA
- the leuD gene encoding 3-isopropylmalate dehydratase small subunit: MKAFTILNGVAALLDKPNVDTDQIIPKQFLRKIERTGFGVHLFHDWRYLDDAGTKPNPEFSLNQERYKGATVLLTRDNFGCGSSREHAPWALEDYGFRSIIAPSYADIFFNNCFKNGMLPVVLKSEEVEELFRSVSDNIGAKLQIDLNKQTVTGPTGKVYTFEVDSFRKYCLYNGLDDIGLTLKQESKIGEFEKKQKEVEPWLYSI, encoded by the coding sequence ATGAAAGCATTTACAATCTTAAACGGAGTAGCCGCCTTACTCGACAAGCCAAACGTCGATACGGATCAAATCATTCCGAAACAATTCCTCCGAAAGATCGAAAGAACCGGATTTGGTGTTCATCTTTTTCACGACTGGAGATATTTGGACGACGCTGGAACAAAACCAAATCCTGAATTTTCACTGAATCAAGAAAGATACAAAGGTGCTACCGTACTTTTAACAAGAGATAACTTCGGATGTGGATCTTCCAGAGAACACGCTCCTTGGGCCTTGGAAGACTACGGTTTTCGTTCGATCATAGCGCCTTCTTACGCGGATATCTTTTTCAATAACTGTTTTAAAAACGGAATGCTTCCTGTGGTTTTAAAGTCTGAGGAAGTGGAAGAATTGTTCCGATCCGTTTCGGATAATATAGGAGCTAAACTTCAGATCGATCTGAACAAACAAACCGTAACCGGTCCGACTGGAAAAGTATATACGTTCGAGGTGGATTCTTTCCGTAAATATTGTCTTTACAACGGACTTGACGACATCGGTCTTACTCTCAAGCAGGAAAGTAAAATCGGGGAGTTTGAAAAAAAACAGAAAGAGGTTGAACCTTGGTTGTACTCTATATAA
- a CDS encoding ATP-binding cassette domain-containing protein: MGLKVSVPGRSILKGIDFTLRSGEVHCIVGESGSGKSTFASCLLGMTDKELFQRSDRFSLLGQDVRYLTEREWRIFRGKRITLVPQNPIWGFHPYRKTGSQILEAFSISNREIAEKKKILPLLESIHIAEPEKAFNSLPGHLSGGERQRILILLAVYSGAQIVVADEPTAALDSISETEVLRLLMKFRKEKGLSLIFITHEISIVKALADTISILYQGNWAETFTRSSEGPSSEYGKKLFEQGS; encoded by the coding sequence ATGGGTCTCAAGGTTTCCGTACCCGGTCGTTCTATTCTCAAAGGAATCGATTTCACTCTTCGTTCCGGAGAAGTACATTGTATCGTGGGAGAGTCAGGAAGCGGCAAATCTACGTTTGCATCCTGCCTTTTAGGAATGACGGACAAGGAGCTTTTTCAGAGATCCGATCGGTTTTCACTTTTAGGTCAAGATGTTCGGTATCTTACGGAAAGAGAATGGCGGATTTTTCGGGGAAAGAGGATCACTCTGGTTCCTCAAAATCCGATTTGGGGTTTTCATCCCTACCGTAAAACGGGTTCTCAGATCTTAGAAGCATTTTCTATTTCCAATCGAGAAATTGCGGAAAAAAAGAAAATTCTTCCTCTATTAGAATCTATTCATATAGCAGAGCCGGAAAAAGCATTCAATTCTCTGCCAGGCCATCTTTCCGGAGGAGAAAGACAGAGGATTCTCATTCTATTAGCCGTTTATTCCGGTGCTCAGATTGTGGTCGCGGACGAACCGACTGCGGCTTTGGATTCGATTAGCGAGACAGAAGTCCTCAGACTTCTCATGAAATTTAGAAAGGAAAAGGGACTTTCTCTCATTTTTATTACACATGAAATCTCTATCGTCAAAGCTTTGGCCGATACTATAAGTATCCTCTATCAAGGAAATTGGGCCGAAACTTTCACAAGGTCCAGCGAGGGTCCGAGTTCGGAGTATGGAAAAAAACTGTTTGAACAAGGAAGTTGA
- a CDS encoding LBBP_01157 family protein, which translates to MGVRAFFGKIFSFFKRKKIKKDSEEEAPPVRESFGYRRELAELREKADRFFVTRKKNGGLIHQTKYYKILKNGPKLFRLEGKEKSGREYSLVVSTGNFLSQQGDKISGVVFIPEAELNRILSYEHSDLKSVFSRFQPEGIEEDLKVLYGDPNFSQESWKNFYNWEPFWKQQIFMRLKPSVLCILLVYMGTEFEQFFQSNSTKRLKSIISDELYFLNVSGNQKENSPYTENLSLQDFEKAKTEFFQVIEQIRRKRGTN; encoded by the coding sequence ATGGGCGTTAGGGCTTTTTTCGGAAAAATCTTTTCCTTTTTTAAAAGAAAAAAAATAAAAAAAGATTCGGAAGAGGAAGCTCCTCCGGTCCGTGAAAGTTTTGGCTATAGAAGAGAATTGGCCGAACTCCGGGAAAAAGCGGATCGTTTTTTTGTGACTCGAAAAAAAAACGGCGGATTGATTCATCAAACAAAATATTATAAAATCCTAAAGAATGGCCCTAAACTTTTTAGGTTGGAAGGAAAGGAAAAATCCGGAAGAGAGTATTCTCTTGTTGTCTCGACAGGGAATTTTCTAAGTCAACAGGGAGATAAAATTTCCGGCGTCGTTTTTATTCCGGAGGCAGAGTTAAACCGAATTCTTTCCTACGAACATTCCGACCTCAAAAGTGTATTTTCTAGATTTCAACCCGAAGGAATCGAAGAAGACTTGAAAGTTTTATACGGAGATCCGAATTTTTCTCAGGAAAGCTGGAAAAATTTTTACAATTGGGAGCCGTTTTGGAAACAACAGATTTTCATGCGTTTAAAGCCGAGCGTTCTCTGTATTCTCCTCGTGTATATGGGAACTGAGTTTGAACAGTTTTTTCAGTCTAACTCTACAAAACGACTGAAGAGTATCATTTCGGACGAACTCTATTTTTTAAATGTGAGTGGAAATCAAAAAGAGAATTCTCCATATACGGAAAATCTTTCCCTTCAGGATTTCGAAAAAGCGAAGACCGAATTTTTTCAAGTGATCGAACAGATTCGAAGAAAAAGAGGAACAAACTAG